A region of Methanocorpusculum labreanum Z DNA encodes the following proteins:
- a CDS encoding DUF120 domain-containing protein produces the protein METIDAEDAACLRRIALLGGCKGPVRLSTQALGDQLGISQQTASRRLQSLEKAQMISRTAESTGQYVLVTRSGEEHLRREFAEYAKIFDVKDEQYVLTGTVMSGVGEGRYYMSIPHYQEQFEKLCGFTPYPGTLNIKLNPQSVLIRKRMDSLEWTIVPGFKDEHRMFGEARCIKCTISGIPCAIVVPGRTHHPEEVIEVISGTQLRDALDLTENSEVVVVIG, from the coding sequence ATGGAGACAATAGATGCTGAGGATGCAGCCTGTCTGCGGCGGATCGCTCTGCTTGGAGGGTGTAAAGGCCCGGTGCGTCTGTCCACGCAGGCACTGGGAGACCAGCTTGGGATCAGTCAGCAGACCGCATCACGCAGACTTCAGTCGCTCGAAAAGGCACAGATGATCTCGCGGACCGCCGAGTCGACCGGCCAGTATGTTCTCGTAACCAGGTCCGGGGAGGAGCATCTCCGCCGCGAGTTTGCCGAGTACGCCAAAATATTCGATGTAAAAGACGAGCAGTATGTCCTCACAGGGACGGTCATGTCCGGGGTGGGCGAGGGAAGATACTACATGTCGATCCCCCATTACCAGGAGCAGTTTGAAAAACTCTGCGGATTTACTCCGTATCCGGGGACACTCAACATTAAACTCAATCCGCAGAGTGTTCTGATCAGAAAACGTATGGACTCTCTGGAATGGACAATCGTCCCCGGGTTCAAAGATGAGCACCGGATGTTCGGCGAGGCACGCTGCATCAAATGCACAATATCAGGAATCCCGTGCGCAATAGTTGTACCAGGCCGAACCCACCACCCGGAAGAAGTCATTGAAGTTATATCCGGCACCCAGCTCCGCGATGCGCTGGACCTTACAGAAAACAGTGAAGTCGTTGTGGTCATAGGATAA
- a CDS encoding DUF2178 domain-containing protein, giving the protein MKKNTFYIICGLLAVLLLLLFWLSIELSSPVIIAVSILIAAVLFFVLKKRVTDLVMDERSVLIDMKTAAATIKASVVLFLTVNLATIVYVFSGPLGFQSFTYHRQNDMMLPAGSLESVPYFPVPPETIPISQLGLFAVLQLILIVAALFIYVGFRFYYARKFGVWGEDEE; this is encoded by the coding sequence ATGAAGAAAAATACGTTCTATATTATATGCGGTCTGCTGGCTGTCTTGCTTCTTCTTTTATTCTGGCTCTCGATAGAACTTTCGAGTCCGGTGATTATCGCAGTTTCTATCCTAATAGCTGCTGTGCTTTTCTTCGTTCTCAAAAAGCGTGTCACCGATCTTGTTATGGATGAACGCAGTGTTTTAATCGATATGAAAACCGCCGCCGCTACGATCAAGGCATCGGTCGTTCTTTTCCTGACCGTTAATCTTGCAACGATCGTCTATGTGTTCAGCGGCCCCCTGGGTTTTCAGTCATTTACCTATCATCGCCAAAATGACATGATGCTCCCTGCCGGGAGTTTAGAATCCGTCCCGTATTTTCCCGTCCCTCCTGAGACGATCCCGATTTCACAGCTGGGGTTATTTGCCGTACTGCAGCTCATTTTGATTGTTGCGGCCCTCTTCATCTATGTGGGATTCAGGTTCTATTACGCCCGCAAGTTCGGGGTATGGGGTGAAGATGAAGAATAA
- a CDS encoding helix-turn-helix transcriptional regulator: protein MKNKIKVYRAMHDLTQDALAKELGVTRQTILAIEKGKYDPSLELAFRISRYFQTTIEEIFSFE, encoded by the coding sequence ATGAAGAATAAGATCAAGGTCTACCGGGCTATGCACGATCTGACGCAGGACGCTCTTGCAAAAGAGTTAGGCGTGACCCGCCAGACGATCCTTGCGATAGAAAAAGGCAAGTATGATCCGTCCCTTGAACTGGCTTTTAGGATTTCCCGATATTTTCAGACTACTATCGAAGAAATATTTTCCTTTGAGTGA
- a CDS encoding YgiQ family radical SAM protein: MPAITPGKITDQPHYLPITAEELKNTGKSTPDIILVSADAYVDHPSFAAALLGRTLINAGFSVAIISQPDWKEREGKDFARFGKPNLFFAVLPGAVDPMVSAYTPALRRRHDDAYSPGGKLTRPEKTTLVYTNILHRLFKDTPIIIGGIEASLRRFAHYDYWSDSVKQGILADAPASLLVYGMGELQMIEIAARLKNGEEIKDLTDIRGTSYTISIAEFREHPPTGIILPAYPAVVNKETYAETFKIQYLSKDTLIQPHPKTVIVQNPPARPLTSEELDIIYELPYTRKQHPAYKEPIPALTPIQFSITTHRGCFGACSFCAITHHQGKEIVSRSEASILREAERIAKMPEFKGTISDLGGPSANMYACSCAKWEKNGPCLDKNCTTCPSMKLGTAEQISLLRNVSEIRKVKHVFISSGVRYDLIPKTEEGDRYLRELTERHISGHLKVAPEHISDRVTQLMNKPGKAVFDAFCKRFDALQKDKLKRQYLVPYLMSSHPGCRIDDMVTLALYLREKGMYTEQVQDFTPVPMTLSTAMYYTGIHPLTGKKVYVPLGDEKRIQRALLQWKDPKQYEYVVSGLLKAGRRDLIGDLVPNRGLPPVRKSGSSKKRRS, translated from the coding sequence ATGCCTGCAATCACCCCCGGAAAAATAACCGACCAGCCGCACTATCTCCCGATAACAGCGGAAGAACTAAAAAATACCGGAAAATCGACCCCGGACATTATTCTCGTATCGGCCGATGCCTATGTCGATCATCCGTCATTTGCCGCCGCACTTCTCGGACGAACACTGATCAACGCAGGATTCTCCGTTGCGATAATTAGCCAGCCCGACTGGAAAGAAAGAGAAGGAAAGGACTTTGCCCGGTTTGGAAAACCGAACCTCTTCTTCGCCGTTCTTCCCGGAGCCGTCGATCCGATGGTGAGCGCCTACACCCCGGCACTCCGCCGCCGGCATGACGATGCATACTCGCCCGGAGGAAAACTTACCCGCCCGGAAAAAACGACCCTCGTTTACACGAATATCCTGCACCGTCTGTTCAAAGACACCCCAATAATAATCGGCGGGATCGAAGCAAGTCTCAGACGCTTCGCCCATTATGATTACTGGAGCGACTCGGTCAAACAGGGGATCCTTGCCGACGCTCCCGCCTCGCTTCTCGTTTACGGAATGGGCGAACTCCAGATGATCGAGATCGCCGCCCGCCTGAAAAACGGCGAAGAGATCAAAGACCTCACCGATATCAGAGGCACCAGTTACACAATATCTATTGCAGAATTCCGGGAACATCCGCCGACAGGAATCATCCTTCCCGCATATCCGGCAGTAGTTAACAAGGAAACCTATGCGGAGACGTTTAAAATACAGTACCTCTCGAAGGATACGCTGATCCAGCCCCATCCGAAAACGGTCATCGTCCAGAACCCGCCGGCACGCCCGCTTACAAGCGAGGAACTCGATATCATCTACGAACTTCCGTACACAAGAAAACAGCACCCGGCATACAAGGAGCCGATACCGGCTCTCACCCCGATCCAGTTTTCCATCACCACCCACCGCGGCTGTTTCGGCGCCTGTTCGTTTTGCGCCATCACTCATCATCAGGGAAAAGAGATCGTCTCGCGAAGCGAAGCGTCCATCTTGAGAGAAGCAGAGCGGATCGCCAAAATGCCTGAGTTCAAAGGGACGATCTCGGATCTGGGCGGGCCGTCGGCAAACATGTATGCCTGCAGCTGTGCAAAATGGGAGAAAAACGGACCGTGTCTCGACAAAAACTGTACGACATGCCCTTCCATGAAGTTAGGCACAGCAGAACAGATTTCCCTCCTCAGAAACGTATCGGAGATTCGAAAAGTCAAACATGTTTTCATCAGCTCGGGAGTAAGATACGACCTCATCCCAAAAACGGAAGAGGGCGACCGATACCTGAGAGAGCTGACCGAACGCCACATCTCGGGCCACCTGAAAGTGGCACCCGAACATATCAGCGATCGGGTAACTCAGCTGATGAACAAACCGGGTAAAGCAGTCTTCGATGCGTTCTGCAAAAGATTCGATGCCCTCCAAAAAGACAAGCTAAAGAGGCAGTATCTCGTTCCGTATCTTATGTCGTCCCACCCCGGGTGCCGGATAGACGATATGGTTACCCTTGCCCTATATCTTAGAGAGAAAGGGATGTACACCGAACAGGTCCAGGACTTTACCCCGGTCCCGATGACCCTTTCGACGGCGATGTATTATACAGGGATCCATCCTCTTACCGGAAAAAAAGTCTACGTGCCGCTGGGGGATGAAAAGCGGATTCAGAGAGCTCTGCTTCAGTGGAAGGATCCAAAACAGTATGAATATGTCGTCTCGGGGCTTTTG
- a CDS encoding hydroxymethylglutaryl-CoA synthase, which translates to MVGIITYGAYIPRFRIKVEEIARVWGANAAEITGGLGVLEKAVPDYDENTATFSVEAARSALRRRPIDVADIKAVYVGSESHPYAVKPTAVTVGEAIGATPVMTAADYEFACKAGTAAIQTAMGLVSSGMMKYAVAIGADTAQGAPGDALEYTAAAGGAAYVIGNDDPIAVINETCSFTSDTPDFWRREGEDYPRHGGRFSGDPGYFKHTLGAAKLMMELRGTKPSDYTHAVFHQPNAKFPQKASQMLGFTKDQIKAGLLAPTLGNTYSGAVPLGLAAVLDVAKPGDRIFVTSYGSGAGSDAFDITVTDAILDKIDRSQGPSVEQMLSTKKYLDYAVYARHKGKIRM; encoded by the coding sequence ATGGTAGGCATAATCACCTACGGGGCATACATCCCCCGTTTCAGAATAAAAGTCGAAGAGATTGCCCGTGTATGGGGAGCGAACGCCGCGGAGATCACCGGCGGTCTTGGCGTTTTAGAAAAAGCCGTACCCGATTACGATGAAAACACGGCAACCTTTTCTGTAGAGGCCGCACGCTCGGCCCTTCGCCGGCGTCCAATAGACGTTGCCGACATAAAGGCAGTCTATGTAGGATCCGAGTCACACCCCTATGCCGTCAAACCGACCGCGGTCACCGTCGGAGAGGCAATCGGCGCAACACCCGTTATGACGGCTGCAGATTACGAATTCGCCTGTAAAGCCGGCACTGCCGCTATTCAGACGGCAATGGGTCTGGTATCATCGGGAATGATGAAATACGCCGTCGCAATCGGAGCGGACACCGCTCAGGGAGCTCCCGGCGATGCACTGGAATATACGGCAGCTGCCGGAGGAGCGGCATACGTTATTGGAAATGACGATCCGATAGCGGTCATCAATGAGACCTGCTCTTTTACCTCCGACACGCCGGATTTCTGGCGCCGCGAAGGAGAGGATTATCCAAGACACGGAGGAAGATTCTCCGGTGACCCCGGATACTTCAAACACACCCTTGGGGCTGCAAAGCTGATGATGGAACTTCGCGGAACGAAACCTTCCGATTATACGCATGCAGTCTTCCACCAGCCGAATGCCAAATTCCCGCAGAAAGCATCCCAGATGCTGGGATTCACGAAAGACCAGATCAAGGCGGGTCTTCTGGCCCCCACGCTCGGCAACACCTACAGCGGCGCTGTTCCTCTCGGTTTAGCAGCCGTTTTAGATGTGGCAAAACCCGGCGACCGGATCTTCGTTACAAGCTACGGCAGCGGCGCAGGATCCGATGCCTTCGACATCACCGTGACCGACGCGATTTTAGATAAGATCGACCGTTCCCAGGGTCCGTCCGTTGAACAGATGCTTTCCACAAAGAAGTATCTTGACTATGCAGTGTATGCCCGGCACAAGGGCAAGATCCGGATGTGA
- a CDS encoding helix-turn-helix domain-containing protein has protein sequence MKPVLRQQLAEKMAGEITLSDSPGKALKKWRTSFQIAPGVLADHLGVSPSVISDYESGRRKSPGTGVVGKIVDSLLDVDEENGGTYIKKYGKLLFSDYDDEVIYDIHDFASSIPIKELSELIECTLICGELDSQIFGYTVINSTNAILNLSPNEFNRIYGWSTERALIFTDISTGKSPMIAIRVTPFKPPYVILQGIEEAHVNPLVKKLAEKDHITVLCTPLGVQDLVTRLRKTQW, from the coding sequence ATGAAGCCGGTACTTCGCCAGCAGCTTGCCGAGAAGATGGCAGGCGAAATCACCCTCTCCGATTCACCGGGAAAAGCTCTGAAAAAATGGCGTACAAGTTTTCAGATAGCTCCAGGTGTACTCGCAGATCATCTTGGAGTATCTCCGTCCGTTATCAGTGATTATGAGAGCGGTCGGAGGAAAAGTCCGGGAACGGGTGTCGTTGGGAAAATCGTAGACTCGCTTCTGGATGTTGACGAAGAAAATGGTGGGACATACATCAAAAAGTATGGCAAACTCCTGTTCTCGGATTACGACGACGAGGTCATTTATGATATTCATGACTTCGCTTCTTCTATTCCAATCAAGGAATTATCGGAACTGATTGAATGTACCCTCATCTGCGGGGAGCTGGATTCACAAATCTTCGGCTATACTGTTATAAACAGTACGAATGCCATTCTGAATCTTTCGCCCAATGAATTCAACCGCATTTACGGCTGGAGTACGGAGCGCGCTCTGATTTTCACGGATATTTCAACCGGAAAATCCCCGATGATCGCAATCCGCGTGACACCGTTCAAACCCCCGTATGTTATCCTTCAGGGGATAGAGGAGGCACATGTCAACCCGCTCGTCAAAAAGCTTGCAGAAAAAGATCACATTACCGTTCTCTGTACGCCCCTGGGAGTTCAGGATCTCGTTACACGTTTAAGGAAAACACAATGGTAG